Within the Musa acuminata AAA Group cultivar baxijiao chromosome BXJ2-9, Cavendish_Baxijiao_AAA, whole genome shotgun sequence genome, the region tacactctttcttcatgtgacctagtcgtgaaaacatttgatatctcttatagacttggatcttcctctataaccatatggatttctgctatgacttcttccacgtctttcttgtttttcagtaacaaatgcaccagaagaagattcaccctattctttccttcttgcatcttcatttagcaaactgtctttaaccatatctatggttagagtcccctctggcgtggagttacaaatagtcaccacatacgtttcccaactttctggtaaagagctgagaagtaataatccctgcatctcatcatctatattcattttcatagcaaccaacttgtttgcaagactctgaaataggcttatgtgctcaataatgttaccaccatctttatacttcaaatttacaagccttctgaggagagaaattctatttcccactgtctttttcgcaaaaagattttctaacctttgccaaacaacatcagctctggtttcatctgaaatatgctcatgcaagtttatatccatccatcttctaatataggcaatagcttttctatgttgaacttcccattcttcatcgtccataataaaaggtttatctttaaccttgataggcttatacaaatctttgcaatagagcaaatcttccatcagacgcctccaagtggaataatttgatgagttcaatttaatcataccatctgactgctccatttcaatcacacaagaaaactagcaccaaacaacctgatgctctgataccacttgttgggaagaaacctgttaatgcggaataattctttccctctttgtgtatcaaaataggttcctcatcaaaataccaacttgatattcaaatgctaatatcaatcagcacagcataaacaatagagcaataaatcaatcacacagtgagaccaaatctttttaacgtggaaaacccaatgtgggaaaaaccacgggaccgtagtccacctcaaacttccactatcaataatgatgataacaggtttacagtaggtcttctctagaataactagaggatcagaataacatcaagaacgtagatcttggctcaagaataccatatcttcatcacataggtggatctcctccaaagagaattttaggtctcacagagtgaatATCGCAGGaaaataccttagagagggtaaactacagatcaacaccgttaggattgtagagtttgctgcaaggattctccacataaaatttgggccgaaactcacataaaatttgggccgaaactgacaacgtttggccaccgatcgtcaagcagaaaaactcagaaaccttactttctctctctctttctctctcctcttttctctctgcacgccgtcgctgttcactgtgcacgtacACTGCACGCTGCTCTGCGTTTTTCTTTTCACTGCATAccctaatttgccttacttcaccttaattagtgatttgggctcaataggcccaatttgtccaTGCCCacttatgggctggacccaacaggaGGAAACTGGGGATGAGATGCTGCTGCTGGTTTTGGGTTGCTGTTGTTTCCCAGATACGGAGGGCTTTCGGTAGGCACTTAAAAAATATCCATCTACTAAAGCAGAAGCAAAGCCACACGGATCGAAAAATGGTGGGCTCGACTTGCAGTGGGTGCACGAGGAAACTGGGAATCCAGCGACGCAGATATGGATTGTTCTGTCAGCTGGGTTGTCCTGTTTATTTGGTTTTTGCCTTCAGCTCTGGttaagaattagggttcgatcaaTATCAATAATGATGCTCGAATTACGAAACAAGTAACTATATCAATACATAGATTCCTTTGTTGGTAACTCATCTGGAATGACGCGAGCTTAGCCATCCATCATTGCTGGAAAGTATTTGTGTGAGTTGAAAACTGTGGTGAAAGTGTAGGAAGTTTACTGTCTCACCGAGAAAGAGAACACTTTGGCGAAGAATTCAGATCGATGGACACAAGGAAAACATTTCTAACATGCTTATCCACGCCATGAAAACGCATCATCCATCATGCACGCTCCAAGAATTCAGAAGAAATGGTTGATGAATATACATCATCAAAGCTGGATAATTTACAGTGGAGAAGTAAGCTGAAGCAAAAGGATCCTCTAATTGGGACCCCAACAGCTCAAGTACATGACTGTTCTCAGCGCCTCCTCCGACTGCTTCCCCTTCTCCGCCGCCGCCTGCCACCCTCTCCTACTCCTGTCGACGGAGGAAGATGTCCTCTTGGCCTGAGACAACGACCCCATGCTGCTCTTCGCCCGCTGCTGTAGGGATCTGACGACGTAGTTCCACCGGCACAGCCCCGCCTGATCCTTGAGCGCCTCCACCGCGCTCATGCTCGCTGCCACCACCACACAAGCCCTGCTTGTACAACCCATCTCTTCAATGCCTCCCGAGTGCAAAGAGGAAGTAGCTTGTAGTTCTCTTCTCTCGATCTGATGCAGCAGTGGGAAGGGAATTGTGTGCAATATATAAGGCCACAATAGTTGAAGACGATTAGAGGATAAGATAGATGGGGGACAGAGGGAAGAGAAGAGTGCCGCTGCTGGGTTTGTGCTTTCCGATCCCTTTTCCCCCAAACCAGGGGCTCTATGCCATTTGCTTATTGGCCTCCACTTGCTGAACTGGACCCAGCGAAGTAGATTGGCGGCGTGTGCGAACGCACGTACCTGGGTGAGGTTCTTCTGACCTGTATGCATAATATGCGTTTGCATATGAGGAAAATATTGGTTTTGATAGGATAAATAATAATCCGGTCAAAACTCATCCCATCATCTTGATTAAAGAAGTCACCTCAACCATAGCTAAGAGAAGGTCTACATGCATGCATTAAAGCCAAATGATATCACGACACAAGAAGCCATCCTCCGCCTATCTCGAACAAGCCAAAAGTCCTAACAAAATATATAATCACAGGTGTCCTACCCTGACGTCATTTAGAGGATGCACTCGTCAACTACCACAATCGATGATCCCTTAGCAGGGTAAAGGACACCCTAACCCAACATTGATTTTACACCATCAATCACTCAGGTATAAAACCTAAGCCCCCAAGTCAAACGGGGGTAGGCAGACTCTATCTCAGCTCTTCTAAGATCTACTAAACCCCCTTTACATACTCTACTAACTTCGGTGTCGGAGGGATCGGGTCGGGACATCCCCCAATGTCGATCGCTTGTGCAGGGCTCATGCATATCTAAGGAGTACCTCGGAGTGATGCTAAGCACCTTTAGACAAGGCCAAGGCACCCCTCGGGATGACCTAAAACTTCTCCCAATAGACAAGTTGCACCTTGGAACGATCGTGAGTCAACTACCATAAGCCAGCAATGCTTTAGAAGTCCACTTGCCACCTCGGCTACTCGTTTGAGTCGCCTCATCCGTGTAGGCACGGACCCCAAGGATGGGTCTACACCTTCGGGATCGAACTAGGTTGTGTTAACTCTCCGGTCAATAGTACTAAGGTAACAACATTTTAGCACtggaaggagggcccgaatgttgCAAGAATGTTCGTCCACAACTTCTCCCGATGAACTATCATGGACTTAACTGAAATTGCCTAAGCCATGAGGCACCATTGTGGCAAAGTCACAGACTTAGCTTGAGTTTCCTAAGTCGTATAACACCCTTACGCTAATTTCTCGAACTTAGCTGAGATTGCCTAAGTCGTAACGTGCCCATGCAATATGCGTCCACAAAAGGTCAATCAATTTGTAACCTCACTCAAGCCTTGAAAGACCtgtaaaaaagaaagttaattagtTCAAAAACGAGTGACGAACAAGTCCCCACGTCTCATaaaaagggaagctttataagcgaTTCAATGAGCACCTTATGTGcatgagagaaaagagaggaacaaGAAAAACAAGGATTTAAAAGGTTAAAGGAATAGTTACAAGTTtataaacaactgctcaccgggtgttggGTGCGAAGGCAAGTCCCCATCAAGTTAACATACAAACttatgaagatttttcaatgcccgacactaCCCCGAAGCTCCATTTTCCTTGGTGCCACTCGGGagattctagggtgctgagatggctaataTTTTAGGTGTAGTAACGGGCTATAGAAAACAACCATGGCACATGAAAATAAAGTCATTTTGGGACAGTTTTGCCTGACACAACGAGTGGTTGCACTATAGCACTGAACCTATTCgaatatatatttttacaagaaaaaacacataaaaccaaggcaaaatatgctgccaagcatttatacatatatgcaaaagtgacgaatggttcgttgaatgaAGTTGTGTGGGTGTGCGACGATCGTTCGTGTTAGAATGCTCTAGTAAAGAAGCGCTGCCACTGGTACTTGATGCCTTCAGATGGGAAGGACAACTTATCTCCTTCCCTCAGGTGGACACCTTCACCTTGGCACAAACACCAGGATGTCATTGACATTTTGGGACTGAGTGCGGGACACCTACTCAACCCATTTGATGCCTTCCTAAGACTCACCCATCAAGTGCAGGTACTTGTTGGTGTGATGTAGGTGATTGCCCCTCTCCTACCCCAACTAACGCAGTAGGCAATCTCAACACTACGGCCAGCAATCCAATCCCTACTCGCCCACTTGCCTCAAGGAGTATCCCTAGCCAGCTCCCAACAAGTGCCCCCGAAATGCCCTCACCAAGCTGAGGTGGCTCTCGAAGCGTGAATACCCCCGATAATAGAGCTCAGTGCCCCATCATATCGCAAGGTGTCCATGCCCAGATCGGGGTCACAGTTCATTAACTCGATAGAGAATTTACTCAAAGTATAACTTCGGGCCTTGAACCAGCATCTAAACGATGTACAAAAAGAATTTCTGCATTTAAAGGACGAATACGACACCTCAAATGCCTCCCCATTCGCTCAAAGCATTCAAGAGGAGCCCATTTTGGCTAACTTCTGCCCCTCATTGCTAGAGGCCTTCAATAGTAGCTCTGACCCAATGGAGCATACTATAGCTTTTAGGGCTCAGATGTCGTTATTCGACACATCAGACACCTTAATGTGCTGGGCATTTCTCACGACCCTAAGTGGGCCAGCTCGAGAGTAGTATAGTCGCTTGAAACCCCTCTCGATCACCTCCTTCCTATAGCTTGCAAAAGAATTCGAGCACCATTTTCTCGCTAATGTACCCCCAAAGCCATCTGTAGCCATGTTGCTCGGGTTGAGATGGAGGGAAGATGAGCTTCTCTCCTACTTTGTCGATCAATTTATCGATGAGATTCGAGGGATCCCATATGCCCATCCCTCGTTGGTAACCTAGACTTTCATGATGGGTCCGAGGCGTACATGCTTCTTCTAGTCACTAGTGGAAAAAATGCTCACAACCATGTTCGAAATGCTGCAAAGGGCCAATCACTATGTATCCGTTAAGGACATGATCTCAAGTTGATTAGTcagaaaatatatttgaaaaattatataacaagttgattgatcataaaatatatttgaaacaAGAACAGAGATGAGACCAACTATCACAACTCAATTCAATTAAAAATCTAGAAGAAAAAGCAATCAAAGCAACAAGAACTTCAATAAAGGACCAAACAAGATACCTCCCGGACATATGAGTAATACACAAAGTCATCATCCTCCATTATACCATTAAAGCAATAACTATAGTGGCAACTTCAATCCAAACAACTTAAAAAATAACTTCAACTGCAATTATCAATAATTCTGGCATTCCAACAATAATAATCAACAAAAAATCATCTACTAGCTCTATGATAAAATTGGGCACACAATAAAAATTTGTCGATCTGGACCCAAGTCCACTACTACACCTAATTGGCCTTAAGAAACATCATGACTACTTTGACTGCTCATCCAAGTAATTGAATTATTAACTATATTATCATTGGTGATAGTAATAAAATCTCTATTACTCACATTGATCTCACGATACTTAATCTACACAAACACTTTTATACTCAATGATGTTTTATGTATACATCATATTAAAAggaatcttatttttttaattttataaataaaataatatatttattaagtttttttttacttatttctTGTAAAGGATATGAGCACAAGGGCATCCTTGGTTCGAGACTAGAATAAAATAACAACGGTGAGTGATCGTTAACTTCATAAATCACCCAACCAATCATTTTTGTTTCAATTACTACTCCAATCGATATGTGACATCATCGCTTTCATCATCCATCATATATTATTCAATGATAACTAATTTCTTAttactctctttctatttctaaatCAAGTAGAATTGTAATATGCTTGCCTTAGTAATAAAAATCACATACTATCTTTTGGAATGTCTTCTATATTATGCTCCAAAcaacttgaaattatttatactaatgtCTAAGACCTTATCCTAACCAATTCCtttaataattttagattttatattatttttataaattactttACTAAATATATATTACTATATTCCCTCAAACATATGAAGTTATCATAGTTTTTACTCATTTTAAAAAAAGTGATCGAGAATTTCTTTCAAGCTatcattaaaataatttactTTAATGAAAGAGGTGAATACTAAGCTATGATGACTTACCTCTCAACTAGTTGGCTTTGCTCAATGAAAGCATTGACACATAACTGAAACATGTCTCACCCTCATACACTAAGCATCTATAAAGCTAATCTTTTGATCAATAATCTTTCAAACTATAGTCTACCTCATTAACCGTATACTCACATTTAATCCTACAATAttagttatttaaaaaattattttataaaattataaatttttaaaaactcaaaatatttgattgtttatgttattcatgactacatccttatactttatataaattaACACCAAGATCCAAACTTTATATCTTTAATGTTTTAATGTTATAATTCTGAAACTCAAAAGTATCATGTCATATTATCTTTGTTACATCTTTCCCTTTCAAAATCTTGTTCCTTCGTCAATATAAACCAATATATTGAAACGCATAAACTTAATTAAATAAGTGTCACCAACTCTTCACAATTCTCATACTTTCGACAGGCAACCCTGCTTGATCCAAGCCATGAAAACGCATCATCCATCATGCACGCTCCAAGAATTCAGAAGAAATGGTTGATGAATATACATCATCGAAGCCGGATAATTTACAGAGGAGAAGTAAGCTGAAGCAAAAGGATCCTCTAATTGGGACCCCAACAGCTCAAGTACATGACTGTTCTCAGCGCCTCCTCCGACTGCTTTCCccgctccgccgccgccgcctgccaCCCTCTCCTCCTCCTGTCGACGGAGGAAGATGTCCTCTTGGCCTGAGACAACGACCCCATGCTGCTCTTCGTCCGCTGCTGCAGGGGTTTGAGGACGTAGTTCCACCGGCACAGCCCCGCCTGATCCTTGAGCGCCGCCACCGCGCTCATGCTCGCTGCCACCACCAAACAAGCCGTGCTTGCACAACCCATCTCTTCAATACCTCCCGAGTGTGAGTGCAAAGAGGAAGTAGCTCCTAGTTCCCCACTCTCGATTTGATGCAGCAGTGGGAAGGGAATCGCGTGCAATATATAAGGCCACAATGGTTGAAGAGGATAAGATCATTGGGGGACAGAGAGAAGAGGAGTGCGCTGCTGCTGGTTTTGTGCTTTCCGTTGCCATTTCCCCGATACCAGGGGCTAATGCCGTTTGTTTATTGGCTTCCACTTGACTGAACGCGACCCTGCGAAGTAGATTGGCGGCGTGTGCCAATGCACGTACCTGGGTAAGGTTCTTCTGTCCTGTATGTATAATATGCGTTTGTATACGAGTAAAATATACGTTTATACGGtggtattaatatatatatatatatgtatatatataaatatatatatgaataaacaATGGTTGATAGAATTAAATgagagataaaaataataaataaaaaaatatatcataattcCATTTCATGAACATGCACAAACTCCATAAAAATTTCACCATTCACTGCAAAATCTGTTCATCGTAATAGAGATGATAGAAACCTCAACAACAAGTAATTGCGTCTTATTTGGGTCCCCAGCAGTCCAGGTACATGATCTTGGCCATGGACTCCTCGGTGCGCTTGGCTCTCTCCACCGCTCCCTCCCCTCCTTTCCTCCACCTATCGATGGAGGAAGACATCCTGTTGGTCTGAGACAACGGCGCAATGCTGTGCTTGGCACGGTGGTGGAGGGACCTCAGCGCGTAGTTCCACCGGCACAACCCTGCCTGGTCCTTGAGCGCCTCCACCGCCGCCACGCACGCTGCGACCATCAACGAAGTCTTGCTCGCCGAAGCCATGCTTGCTTGTTACTGCTGAGCTGCTCTGGATCTCCGAGGAGATGGCAGTGAAAAGGGCTTTTGTGTGATCTTGGAGCTTTGGGTGGGTGATCGACGACAAGGAGGGAGAAGAGCCGCGAGTCCATATAAAGCGCAGCTGGCAGCTGGCTTTTACCGACAGGGATACAAAACTGTGGATGAGTTGCAGCTGGGTTTTGATTCCCAGCGATGGAACACGAGAAAAAGGTTTTGCTCGGCTTGCTAGGTAGTGCAAAACCATGAAACTTGTGCGGGCACCTGAAGTAGCCATGGACCGAAACCAGCAGCAAAAATGGTGGGTTTGGATCACGGTGGACTGAAACCAATATGCGAGTGAAGGCGGTAAACCACCGCAGACAGCGTGCTCGGCACGAACTCGATTGCCTCGGTCACGCGGCGTCCTCAAAGTCAAGCTCACCTGTCAATGTTCGACGGAATGACAAGCGACCCTCGGCCGACCCACCACACGACCAGCTGAAGCCAACCGACGCAATGGTTCGGCTAACCGTGTTGAGAAAATATTCATGAGATCAAAGTATGCTTGACAATAATCGTATATTTTCTTATTAACACGAAGATTCGGATTGATGACAGAGCCTACCTTTACGATAGCTCAATTCGGTCATTTTAAATCGTAGCAAGCGTCCATGCACACCTCAGATCGGTGGAGAAACAGGTAATGCAACCTCACATCCATGTGACGATGAGTCATTGCGTCTCCTATCGTTGACTTGCATAATAAACCGACACAAACAGACCTTGAACGAGGCGaaactcttctctctctctctctctctcattgtggACTCGGATGTCCACAGGAAGGTGTGTAAGCCATGGGCGACGCCAGAACGAGTTGCCTTCAAAAGTACACAAGGCAAAGCATAATTTTTGTTCGTAAACAGGGAGTAATAAAAGGAGCAAGTGGGTTGCTGCCGGTGGATTAATTCAAATAGCGGCTGATACAGTAGAATAAGCACGTTGTGGCAGCTCTTGCCGAGCATTTAAGCTCGAGTCTGCCGCAACAGCGGGgcggtcatcaacaaaaaggaagaagcatGTGCAAGGCGCGGGACTGCAG harbors:
- the LOC103999544 gene encoding uncharacterized protein LOC103999544, giving the protein MGCTSRACVVVAASMSAVEALKDQAGLCRWNYVVRSLQQRAKSSMGSLSQAKRTSSSVDRSRRGWQAAAEKGKQSEEALRTVMYLSCWGPN